From a single Callithrix jacchus isolate 240 chromosome 5, calJac240_pri, whole genome shotgun sequence genomic region:
- the PPP1R3D gene encoding protein phosphatase 1 regulatory subunit 3D, with translation MSRGPSSAVLPSALGSRKLAPRSLSCLSDLDSNVALEPPHCRPPGSPGRAPPPTPAPSGCDPRLRPIILRRARSLPSSPERRQKAAGAPGAGCRPGCSRQLRVRFADALGLELAQVKVFNAGDDPSVPLHVLSRLAINSDLCCSSQDLEFTLQCLVPDFPPPVEAADFGERLRRQLVCLERVTCSDLGISGTVRVCNVAFEKQVAVRYTFSGWRSTHEAVARWRGPAGTEGAEDVFTFGFPVPPFLLELGSLVHFAVRYQVAGAEYWDNNGGQDYSLTCRNHALHMPRGECEGSWIHFI, from the coding sequence ATGTCCAGAGGCCCGAGCTCCGCAGTTCTGCCGAGCGCCCTGGGATCCCGGAAGCTCGCCCCCCGGAGCCTCAGCTGCCTGTCGGACCTGGACAGCAACGTGGCTCTGGAGCCGCCGCACTGTAGGCCCCCGGGGAGCCCGGGCCGCGCGCCGCCACCCACGCCGGCGCCGTCGGGCTGCGACCCCCGCCTGCGGCCCATCATCCTGCGGCGAGCGCGCTCGCTGCCCAGCTCCCCCGAGCGCCGACAGAAGGCCGCGGGCGCGCCGGGCGCTGGGTGTCGGCCGGGCTGCAGCCGGCAGCTCCGCGTGCGCTTCGCTGACGCCCTGGGCTTGGAGCTGGCGCAGGTGAAGGTGTTCAACGCGGGAGACGACCCGTCGGTGCCGCTGCACGTGCTGTCGCGGCTTGCCATCAACTCGGACCTGTGCTGCAGCAGCCAAGACCTGGAGTTCACCCTGCAGTGTCTGGTGCCCGATTTCCCGCCGCCCGTCGAGGCCGCCGACTTTGGCGAGCGCCTGCGGCGGCAGCTGGTGTGCCTGGAGCGTGTCACTTGCTCGGACCTTGGCATCAGCGGTACGGTGCGCGTGTGCAACGTGGCCTTCGAGAAGCAGGTGGCGGTGCGCTACACTTTCTCGGGCTGGCGCAGCACCCACGAGGCGGTGGCGAGGTGGCGCGGGCCCGCGGGGACTGAGGGCGCAGAGGACGTCTTCACCTTCGGCTTCCCGGTGCCTCCCTTCCTGCTGGAGCTCGGCTCCCTCGTGCACTTCGCTGTGCGCTACCAAGTGGCTGGTGCCGAGTACTGGGACAACAACGGTGGCCAAGACTACAGCCTCACGTGTCGCAACCACGCGCTGCACATGCCTCGCGGGGAGTGTGAAGGGAGCTGGATCCACTTCATCTGA
- the FAM217B gene encoding protein FAM217B isoform X1 codes for MNESHQKSSFIFNSNMNAGPSWNKVQHSKDSSGKRQSKSQVPHASSQMRSSLSAVTQPTEEKLKESISPETRPKRNPLSSRCQGTSGNKLFLDFQSMRIIKEDADEDSASDLSDSERIPVPPSPLTPPDLNLRAEEIDPVYFDLHPGQDHAKSEYYYPDFLPPPFSSWDLRDMALLLNAEYKTEAGPRVGGLLGKYIDRLIQLEWLQIQTVQYEKAKGPKARPPTLPGTPGALKSPGRTKLIASALSRPLPHQEGVSKSGPCLKKACRSEEVHPSHYAFETSPRPADVLGGTRFCSQKQTLEMRTEEKKKKPCKSVRLRWDLSCGDSSSKVETNGNIRIPKQAAVVLDSADSCKASKTPAHAHPRKKGKAESGGHATVSSEKKLKTNGVKQNTYKLH; via the exons ATGAATGAATCGCATCAGAAAAGCAG ttttatttttaacagcaaTATGAATGCTGGCCCATCTTGGAATAAAGTGCAGCATTCAAAGGATTCTTCAGGAAAAAGGCAGAGTAAATCCCAAGTACCCCATGCTTCTTCCCAGATGAGAAGCAGCCTCTCAGCTGTCACCCAGCCAACTgaagaaaaacttaaagaaagcATTTCCCCAGAAACAAGACCCAAAAGGAATCCACTCAGTTCCAGATGTCAGGGGACCTCAGGGAATAAATTGTTTCTTGATTTTCAGTCAATGAGAATTATTAAAGAAGATGCTGATGAGGACAGTGCAAGTGATCTGTCTGATTCAGAAAGAATTCCCGTTCCTCCTTCTCCCCTCACACCTCCAGATCTCAATCTTCGAGCTGAAGAAATTGATCCAGTTTACTTTGATCTTCACCCTGGTCAGGACCATGCAAAGTCTGAATACTATTACCCTGATTTCCTTCCACCCCCTTTCAGCTCCTGGGACTTGCGGGATATGGCCCTGCTTCTGAATGCAGAGTACAAAACTGAAGCTGGGCCACGGGTGGGAGGACTTCTTGGGAAGTATATCGATAGACTGATTCAGCTTGAGTGGCTGCAGATCCAGACTGTACAGTATGAAAAAGCAAAGGGGCCCAAAGCAAGGCCTCCCACTCTCCCTGGGACTCCAGGGGCACTGAAAAGCCCTGGGAGAACTAAGCTAATTGCTAGTGCTCTGTCCAGGCCGCTACCTCACCAGGAAGGGGTTTCAAAGTCAGGCCCTTGCCTAAAGAAAGCTTGTCGCAGTGAAGAAGTCCATCCATCACATTATGCATTTGAGACTTCCCCCAGGCCCGCTGATGTGCTGGGTGGTACCAGGTTTTGTTCTCAGAAACAAACCCTTGAAATgaggacagaagaaaagaaaaagaaaccctgtaagAGTGTGAGGCTGCGTTGGGATCTGTCCTGCGGTGACAGCAGCTCTAAGGTGGAAACCAATGGTAACATTCGAATTCCCAAACAGGCAGCTGTGGTTCTGGACTCAGCAGATTCCTGCAAGGCCTCCAAAACACCAGCACATGCACATCCTAGGAAAAAGGGAAAGGCAGAGAGcggtggtcatgccactgtatcgagtgagaaaaaactgaaaacaaatggAGTAAAGCAAAATACGTATAAACTCCAC
- the FAM217B gene encoding protein FAM217B isoform X2 produces the protein MNESHQKSSNMNAGPSWNKVQHSKDSSGKRQSKSQVPHASSQMRSSLSAVTQPTEEKLKESISPETRPKRNPLSSRCQGTSGNKLFLDFQSMRIIKEDADEDSASDLSDSERIPVPPSPLTPPDLNLRAEEIDPVYFDLHPGQDHAKSEYYYPDFLPPPFSSWDLRDMALLLNAEYKTEAGPRVGGLLGKYIDRLIQLEWLQIQTVQYEKAKGPKARPPTLPGTPGALKSPGRTKLIASALSRPLPHQEGVSKSGPCLKKACRSEEVHPSHYAFETSPRPADVLGGTRFCSQKQTLEMRTEEKKKKPCKSVRLRWDLSCGDSSSKVETNGNIRIPKQAAVVLDSADSCKASKTPAHAHPRKKGKAESGGHATVSSEKKLKTNGVKQNTYKLH, from the exons ATGAATGAATCGCATCAGAAAAGCAG caaTATGAATGCTGGCCCATCTTGGAATAAAGTGCAGCATTCAAAGGATTCTTCAGGAAAAAGGCAGAGTAAATCCCAAGTACCCCATGCTTCTTCCCAGATGAGAAGCAGCCTCTCAGCTGTCACCCAGCCAACTgaagaaaaacttaaagaaagcATTTCCCCAGAAACAAGACCCAAAAGGAATCCACTCAGTTCCAGATGTCAGGGGACCTCAGGGAATAAATTGTTTCTTGATTTTCAGTCAATGAGAATTATTAAAGAAGATGCTGATGAGGACAGTGCAAGTGATCTGTCTGATTCAGAAAGAATTCCCGTTCCTCCTTCTCCCCTCACACCTCCAGATCTCAATCTTCGAGCTGAAGAAATTGATCCAGTTTACTTTGATCTTCACCCTGGTCAGGACCATGCAAAGTCTGAATACTATTACCCTGATTTCCTTCCACCCCCTTTCAGCTCCTGGGACTTGCGGGATATGGCCCTGCTTCTGAATGCAGAGTACAAAACTGAAGCTGGGCCACGGGTGGGAGGACTTCTTGGGAAGTATATCGATAGACTGATTCAGCTTGAGTGGCTGCAGATCCAGACTGTACAGTATGAAAAAGCAAAGGGGCCCAAAGCAAGGCCTCCCACTCTCCCTGGGACTCCAGGGGCACTGAAAAGCCCTGGGAGAACTAAGCTAATTGCTAGTGCTCTGTCCAGGCCGCTACCTCACCAGGAAGGGGTTTCAAAGTCAGGCCCTTGCCTAAAGAAAGCTTGTCGCAGTGAAGAAGTCCATCCATCACATTATGCATTTGAGACTTCCCCCAGGCCCGCTGATGTGCTGGGTGGTACCAGGTTTTGTTCTCAGAAACAAACCCTTGAAATgaggacagaagaaaagaaaaagaaaccctgtaagAGTGTGAGGCTGCGTTGGGATCTGTCCTGCGGTGACAGCAGCTCTAAGGTGGAAACCAATGGTAACATTCGAATTCCCAAACAGGCAGCTGTGGTTCTGGACTCAGCAGATTCCTGCAAGGCCTCCAAAACACCAGCACATGCACATCCTAGGAAAAAGGGAAAGGCAGAGAGcggtggtcatgccactgtatcgagtgagaaaaaactgaaaacaaatggAGTAAAGCAAAATACGTATAAACTCCAC